The segment GGTGCGGGCGCGGTCGCACTGCTGATCGACGAGGACCCCGACCTCGTGGAGCTCTCGACCGAGCAGGGGTACGGGAGTGCGGACGAGACGGACTTCCTGAAGCCCCAGCAGCAGTTCCCGAGCGTCGACGGGAAGCGCTCCGTGCAGGTGTACCTCGCGCGGATGCGGGAAGCGCTCGAGGACTACGAGAGCGTGGCCGGTGACGTGCGGTTGGCGGACTTCGCGTACGCGCCGTACCACACGCCGTACCCGGGGATGGTTCGGAAGGCCGCGGCGCTCGCGTACCGACACGTCACTCGCGACACCGAGGTCGAGGACGAACTCGCGGAGACGATCGGTCGGCAGCCGCGCCGGGAGACGTTCGACGACGACAGCGCGTACCAGGACGCGGTCCGCGAATACATGGACGCGCTGAAGGACACCGACCAGTACAAGTCGTGGTACGCGGCGACCGTCGAGCCGACGCTCTCGATCTCGCGGGACGTAGGGAACTGGTACACGGCGTCCGTGCACGTCGCGCGCATCGCGGCGCTGAAGGACGCGTACGACGACGACCGGGACCTCGCTGGCGAGAACTTGCTCGTCGCATCCTATGGCTCCGGCGCGCAGGCGGAGATCCACGGGGAGACGGTCCAGGACGGCTGGCGCGAGGAGGTCGCGGCGCTGAACGTCGACGAACAGCTCGAGAGCCGCTACGACCTCTCCTGGAGCGAGTACGAGGAGGTCCACGACCGCCACAATCACGAGAAGGACACGGAACTCGAGGAGTTCACCGCCCCGAGCGGCGAGTTCGTGTTCGACGGCTGGGGCCGCATGGGCGAACGGAAGTATACGTACGTGGAGTAACGCGGGGCGTCGCCGTAGGCGACGTTCCGCGAAGCGCGCCGCGAGGCGTCGCGGCCCGTTTCTATCGTCGGTCGGAGCGTGGCGGAGCGTCGGTCGCGGGTACGTTCGTCGTTCCGAGCGCAGTGAGGGTTCTTCGGG is part of the Halorubellus sp. JP-L1 genome and harbors:
- the hmgB gene encoding hydroxymethylglutaryl-CoA synthase, with product MTSVGIDAVELWTGNLKLDLAETFAVEKGKDPAYFTEGLGLRASSFPDSYEDIVTMGANAAKRLMDRKGLEPEDIGRIDVATESSFDNSKPLSTYIAGCLEQVYDGDFHHANKGERKFACIAGTQSVDDAYNWIRAGRNRGRKAIVVATDTALYERDDSGEATQGAGAVALLIDEDPDLVELSTEQGYGSADETDFLKPQQQFPSVDGKRSVQVYLARMREALEDYESVAGDVRLADFAYAPYHTPYPGMVRKAAALAYRHVTRDTEVEDELAETIGRQPRRETFDDDSAYQDAVREYMDALKDTDQYKSWYAATVEPTLSISRDVGNWYTASVHVARIAALKDAYDDDRDLAGENLLVASYGSGAQAEIHGETVQDGWREEVAALNVDEQLESRYDLSWSEYEEVHDRHNHEKDTELEEFTAPSGEFVFDGWGRMGERKYTYVE